One Beggiatoa leptomitoformis DNA segment encodes these proteins:
- the acs gene encoding acetate--CoA ligase, whose product MSEKVYDVLPQAAANAYINAEQYKEMYARSVNDSDNFWAEQADAFISWFKKWDKVQDWNYHEGKIRWFEGAKLNVSYNCLDRHLEKRGDQVAIIWEGDNPQSDKKITYRELYEKVCRLANVLKAQGVKKGDRVCIYLPMIPEAAVAMLACTRIGAVHSIVFGGFSPEALKDRVLDSGCEVVITSDEGLRGGRPVPLKTNVDKAVAHCPNVRTVIVVRHTGRHMDMVAGRDVWYHEEIEKVSAECAPEEMDAEDPLFILYTSGSTGKPKGALHSTGGYILYTAMTHKYVFDYHDGDIYWCTADVGWVTGHSYIVYGPLANGATTLMFEGVPTYPDAGRFWQVIDKHQVNIFYTAPTAIRALMGQGNELVTKTSRKSLRLLGSVGEPINPEAWEWYYHIIGEDRCPIVDTWWQTETGGILITPLPGATKLKPGSATLPFFGVVPALVTNEGDILEGATEGNLIITRPWPSQMRTVFGDHDRFIDTYFKTYPGNYFTGDGARRDEDGYYWITGRVDDVINVSGHRMGTAEVESALVLHEAVAEAAVVGYPHDIKGQGIYAYVTLMADIEPSEELKKDLVRLVREEIGPIASPDVIQWAPSLPKTRSGKIMRRILRKIAANEVENLGDTSTLADPSVVDHLVTNRAVKS is encoded by the coding sequence ATGTCTGAAAAGGTCTATGATGTGTTACCACAAGCCGCCGCTAACGCCTACATCAATGCCGAGCAATACAAGGAAATGTATGCGCGTTCAGTGAATGATTCAGACAATTTTTGGGCTGAACAGGCGGATGCGTTTATTTCTTGGTTTAAAAAGTGGGATAAAGTCCAAGATTGGAATTACCATGAAGGGAAAATTCGTTGGTTTGAAGGGGCTAAATTAAACGTATCTTACAACTGCTTAGATCGTCATTTAGAAAAACGCGGTGATCAAGTCGCTATCATTTGGGAAGGTGACAATCCTCAATCTGATAAAAAAATTACTTACCGCGAGTTATACGAAAAAGTTTGCCGCTTAGCCAATGTGTTAAAAGCACAAGGGGTTAAGAAAGGCGATCGCGTTTGTATTTATCTGCCCATGATTCCAGAAGCCGCCGTTGCCATGTTAGCATGTACACGAATTGGTGCGGTTCATTCTATTGTATTTGGTGGATTTTCTCCTGAAGCCCTAAAAGACCGCGTATTAGATTCTGGTTGTGAAGTTGTTATCACTTCTGATGAAGGCTTACGGGGTGGTCGTCCTGTCCCTTTAAAAACCAATGTCGATAAAGCCGTAGCCCATTGTCCTAATGTGCGCACAGTGATTGTTGTACGTCATACAGGTCGTCACATGGATATGGTTGCTGGACGCGACGTGTGGTATCACGAAGAAATAGAAAAAGTTTCCGCCGAATGCGCGCCCGAAGAAATGGACGCAGAAGACCCGTTATTTATCCTCTATACCTCTGGTTCTACAGGTAAACCTAAAGGCGCATTGCATAGTACAGGTGGTTATATTCTTTACACCGCGATGACGCATAAATATGTTTTTGATTACCATGATGGGGATATTTACTGGTGTACCGCTGATGTAGGCTGGGTAACTGGTCACTCTTACATCGTCTATGGTCCACTGGCTAATGGTGCAACTACCTTAATGTTTGAAGGTGTACCCACCTACCCAGACGCAGGACGATTCTGGCAAGTTATTGATAAACATCAGGTTAATATATTCTATACTGCACCCACCGCCATTCGTGCGTTAATGGGACAAGGTAATGAATTAGTCACTAAAACAAGCCGTAAGAGCTTACGTTTACTCGGTAGCGTTGGCGAACCTATTAATCCTGAAGCATGGGAATGGTACTACCATATTATTGGTGAAGACCGTTGTCCTATTGTAGATACTTGGTGGCAAACAGAAACAGGTGGTATTTTAATTACCCCATTACCGGGTGCAACCAAGCTGAAACCCGGCTCAGCTACCCTGCCTTTCTTTGGTGTCGTTCCTGCGTTAGTGACCAATGAAGGGGATATATTAGAAGGGGCAACTGAAGGTAATTTGATTATTACTCGTCCTTGGCCAAGCCAAATGCGGACAGTATTTGGTGATCATGACCGCTTTATTGATACCTATTTCAAAACCTATCCGGGTAACTATTTTACAGGTGACGGCGCACGTCGTGATGAGGATGGTTACTATTGGATTACGGGTCGGGTTGATGATGTTATCAACGTTTCTGGACACCGTATGGGAACGGCAGAAGTAGAAAGTGCGCTGGTATTACACGAAGCCGTTGCGGAAGCTGCAGTTGTCGGCTATCCACATGATATTAAAGGACAAGGTATTTATGCTTATGTTACTTTAATGGCAGACATCGAACCCAGTGAAGAATTGAAAAAAGATTTAGTTCGTTTAGTCCGTGAGGAAATTGGCCCTATTGCATCGCCTGATGTGATTCAATGGGCACCTTCATTACCTAAGACCCGTTCAGGTAAAATCATGCGCCGTATTTTGCGCAAAATTGCCGCGAATGAGGTAGAAAACTTAGGGGATACCTCCACCTTAGCAGACCCAAGCGTTGTTGATCATTTAGTGACGAACCGCGCAGTTAAATCATAA